In Pseudomonas fluorescens, a genomic segment contains:
- a CDS encoding efflux transporter outer membrane subunit → MNTRALCLVLMAMSMAGCANFSGLDTQGQRLDANTLQTGKSLSGVSLSAAAWPSADWWKSLGDPQLDSLIQEALQNSPDMQVASARAHQAEAAAYAANAARMPTLDASAGVSRSRLAKDQDPLGQGDAYATVRNIGASFNYNFDLWGGQRAAWEAALGQARAAEVDQQAARLTLAANVAKAYSDLGQAHIVRDLANDDLKRTRQMLDLGKRRLNSGIDSQYQYQQTESLEASSQSQLIDAEKQLQSAKIALAVLLGKGPDRGNELVRPNVLKPSAVAVPSVLPAELLGRRPDLIAARWRVEAASKNVAASKTRFYPNLNLSASAGAESLLGDAMFGSASRFFSIAPTISLPIFDGGRLRADLDARDADYDLAVAQYNKTLVQALGDIGNTLSQLRDTGRQIQAQQHAADIAQQSYDTGLQRYSSGIGNYLDVLSIEQQLLQAQRQLATLNAAQIDLSIQLMQALGGGYNAANVASTTPATRTE, encoded by the coding sequence ATGAACACACGTGCCCTTTGCCTGGTGCTGATGGCCATGAGCATGGCCGGTTGCGCCAACTTCAGTGGCCTCGACACCCAGGGTCAACGCCTCGATGCCAACACCCTGCAAACCGGCAAGTCCCTCAGTGGCGTGAGCCTGTCGGCCGCCGCCTGGCCCAGCGCCGACTGGTGGAAAAGCCTCGGTGACCCGCAACTCGACAGCCTGATCCAGGAAGCCCTGCAAAACAGCCCGGATATGCAAGTCGCCAGCGCGCGTGCCCACCAGGCCGAAGCAGCGGCGTATGCGGCCAACGCTGCACGTATGCCGACCCTGGACGCCAGCGCCGGCGTCAGCCGTTCACGCCTGGCCAAGGATCAGGACCCGCTGGGTCAGGGCGATGCCTACGCCACCGTGCGCAACATCGGTGCCAGCTTCAATTACAACTTCGACTTATGGGGTGGCCAACGCGCCGCCTGGGAAGCCGCGTTGGGCCAGGCCCGCGCCGCCGAAGTCGACCAGCAGGCCGCGCGCCTGACCCTGGCGGCCAACGTGGCCAAAGCCTACAGCGACCTGGGCCAGGCCCATATCGTGCGTGACCTGGCCAATGACGACCTCAAGCGCACCCGGCAAATGCTCGACCTGGGCAAGCGTCGGCTGAATTCGGGTATCGACAGCCAGTACCAGTACCAGCAGACCGAAAGCCTGGAAGCCAGCTCCCAATCACAACTGATCGATGCCGAAAAGCAACTGCAGAGCGCCAAGATCGCCCTCGCGGTGTTGCTCGGCAAAGGCCCGGACCGTGGCAACGAACTGGTACGCCCCAACGTGCTGAAACCCAGTGCCGTCGCGGTGCCTTCGGTGCTGCCTGCCGAACTGCTCGGCCGGCGCCCGGACCTGATCGCCGCACGCTGGCGGGTCGAGGCCGCGAGCAAGAACGTCGCCGCCAGCAAGACGCGCTTCTACCCCAACCTCAACCTGAGCGCGAGCGCCGGGGCTGAGTCGTTGCTGGGGGATGCGATGTTTGGTTCGGCCAGCCGTTTCTTCAGCATTGCGCCGACGATTTCGCTGCCGATCTTCGACGGTGGCCGCCTGCGCGCCGACCTCGATGCCCGCGATGCCGACTACGACCTGGCGGTGGCCCAGTACAACAAAACCCTGGTGCAAGCCCTCGGCGATATCGGCAATACCCTTTCACAACTGCGCGACACCGGCCGGCAGATCCAGGCTCAGCAACATGCCGCGGACATTGCCCAGCAGTCCTACGACACCGGGTTGCAACGGTACAGCTCCGGCATCGGCAATTACCTGGATGTACTGAGCATCGAGCAGCAATTGCTGCAGGCCCAGCGTCAGCTGGCGACCTTGAATGCCGCACAAATCGATCTGTCGATTCAACTGATGCAAGCCCTGGGTGGCGGCTACAACGCCGCAAACGTGGCGTCGACCACCCCAGCTACACGCACGGAATAA
- a CDS encoding GNAT family N-acetyltransferase: MPDSLTTLAEVRLLNSDYSPEARSLLYQAYRHEPTFAYIFEAERPGYEQRVRATVRELVKQHFFQKLPAIGLFVNDRLIGIALIAPPQRRLGITESWAWQLRMWLSTGVRGTRRYLDYHHAVLACLPAESVHVLPLLGIHPQFQGKHYGEQLLTAVHNWCAEDPHSSGVVVDTGNPRYLDFYQRQGYEEIGEVAVGPVLEHVFFHPNPQALQASMA; this comes from the coding sequence ATGCCTGACTCTTTAACCACCCTTGCTGAAGTTCGCTTGCTCAACAGCGACTATTCCCCCGAGGCCCGCTCCCTGCTGTATCAGGCGTATCGCCATGAGCCGACCTTTGCCTACATCTTCGAAGCCGAGCGCCCAGGCTATGAACAGCGGGTGCGCGCCACCGTGCGCGAACTGGTCAAGCAGCATTTCTTTCAGAAACTTCCCGCCATTGGCCTGTTCGTCAATGACCGGCTGATCGGCATCGCCTTGATCGCGCCGCCGCAACGGCGCCTGGGGATCACCGAAAGCTGGGCCTGGCAACTGCGCATGTGGCTGAGCACGGGTGTGCGTGGCACGCGGCGCTACCTTGATTACCATCATGCGGTGCTGGCATGCCTGCCCGCCGAATCGGTGCATGTGTTGCCGCTGCTGGGTATTCACCCACAGTTCCAGGGCAAGCATTACGGCGAACAGTTGCTGACGGCGGTGCACAACTGGTGTGCCGAGGACCCGCATTCGTCCGGTGTGGTGGTGGACACGGGGAATCCACGCTATCTGGATTTCTACCAGCGTCAGGGCTATGAGGAAATCGGCGAGGTTGCTGTAGGACCTGTCCTGGAACATGTGTTTTTTCACCCCAATCCCCAGGCGTTACAGGCTTCAATGGCTTAA
- a CDS encoding efflux RND transporter periplasmic adaptor subunit, whose translation MATAENSNATQQPKDDSNPRKRKVMLIGLALIVILGSVGVWGWYELYGRFNESTDDAYVNGNVVEITPLVTGTVVSIGADDGDLVHEGQVLVNFDPNDAAVGLQSAQANLARTVRQVRGLYSNVDGMKAQVNAQKADVQTAQDNYNRRKTLAQGGAISQEELSHARDSLTAAKNALTNLEQQLKTSNALVDDTVISSHPDVQAAAAQLRQAYLANARSTLIAPVTGYVAKRTVQLGQRVQPGTALMAVIPLNQLWIDANFKETQLRNMRIGQPVDIEADIYGSDVKFSGTVDSLGAGTGSAFALLPAQNATGNWIKIVQRVPVRIHVNADELAKHPLRVGLSTVVNVDLHDQSGPVLAQQAPQKASFTTDVYERQLAEADAMITQLIHDNSVAAPKAAQR comes from the coding sequence ATGGCCACTGCCGAAAACAGCAATGCAACGCAACAACCCAAAGACGACAGCAACCCCCGCAAACGCAAAGTGATGCTGATCGGCCTGGCGCTGATCGTGATCCTCGGGAGCGTCGGTGTGTGGGGCTGGTATGAGCTCTACGGTCGCTTCAACGAGAGCACCGACGACGCTTACGTGAATGGCAACGTGGTGGAAATCACCCCGCTGGTCACCGGTACCGTGGTCAGCATCGGCGCCGACGATGGCGACCTGGTCCATGAAGGCCAGGTGCTGGTCAATTTCGACCCGAACGACGCAGCGGTCGGCCTGCAAAGTGCCCAGGCCAACCTGGCGCGCACCGTGCGTCAGGTGCGTGGCTTGTACAGCAATGTCGATGGCATGAAAGCCCAGGTGAACGCCCAGAAAGCCGATGTGCAAACCGCCCAGGACAACTACAACCGACGCAAGACCCTGGCCCAGGGCGGGGCGATCTCCCAGGAGGAGCTGTCCCACGCCCGTGACAGCCTGACCGCGGCCAAGAACGCCCTGACCAACCTTGAGCAACAACTCAAAACCAGCAACGCCCTGGTGGATGACACCGTGATCTCGTCCCACCCGGACGTGCAAGCCGCCGCCGCACAACTGCGCCAAGCCTACCTGGCCAATGCGCGCAGCACCTTGATCGCCCCTGTCACCGGCTACGTGGCCAAGCGCACCGTGCAACTGGGCCAGCGTGTCCAGCCGGGCACGGCGTTGATGGCGGTGATCCCGCTCAACCAGCTGTGGATCGACGCCAACTTCAAGGAAACCCAGTTGCGCAACATGCGTATCGGCCAGCCGGTGGACATCGAGGCGGATATCTACGGCAGCGACGTGAAGTTCAGCGGTACGGTCGACAGCCTCGGCGCGGGCACCGGCAGCGCGTTTGCCCTGCTGCCGGCACAGAACGCCACCGGTAACTGGATCAAGATCGTGCAACGGGTGCCGGTGCGCATCCATGTCAATGCCGACGAACTGGCCAAGCACCCGCTGCGCGTGGGCTTGAGCACCGTGGTCAATGTCGACCTGCATGACCAGAGCGGCCCGGTGCTGGCGCAACAGGCCCCGCAAAAGGCCTCGTTCACCACGGATGTGTATGAACGCCAATTGGCCGAGGCCGACGCCATGATCACCCAATTGATCCATGACAACAGCGTCGCTGCTCCCAAGGCTGCGCAACGCTGA
- a CDS encoding autotransporter assembly complex protein TamA, with product MKFPGRFTSGLVLLFTSCGAFAQSELDVRIKPTNDALKANIEGYIGGVGDRDEEALQRFSRGAEEQARKAAQALGFYQPRIASDVKGGKTPRLILTIDPGEPVHLRNVTIRVDGEAANLKAFRVPVSDDLKSGAVLNHGHYEDAKRLIQNQASRYGFFSGRFTRQTLSVDPQAGVADIELIYDSGPRYTLGKVSFAGDTPFDEELLQRMVPFKNGTPYDSELIAELNQALQSSGFFEGVRVDAAPAASANDVIPVAVRLETRKPRTMGLGLGYSTDVGPRGKANWTRHWVNPQGHSYGWEAELSAPRQNVGLWYDIPLDPPLTDKLRFAGGYQNEELANTDTLSKLLTLGPEWHSKLPSGWTRVISLKWQREEYRLGDDSGLSNLVMPGISYSYLRSDNRIDPHHGYRLMFDAKVAKEGLGSDTNLLYGTATVKGLTTLWDNHRFLARAQFGGSATNGYKSVPPSLRFFAGGDQSVRGYEYQTLSPENDQGDRIGGRYMVALSAEYQYSIAEKWRIATFVDQGNAFNTLEIPSLKTGVGVGVRWVSPVGPIRLDLAHALEEPGGFRVHFSMGPEL from the coding sequence ATGAAGTTTCCAGGAAGATTTACCAGCGGCTTGGTTCTGCTGTTCACAAGCTGCGGCGCGTTCGCGCAAAGCGAATTGGACGTACGGATCAAGCCAACGAACGATGCGCTGAAGGCCAATATCGAAGGTTATATCGGCGGGGTGGGCGATCGTGATGAAGAGGCCTTGCAACGGTTCAGCCGTGGCGCCGAGGAACAGGCGCGCAAAGCCGCCCAGGCGCTGGGGTTCTATCAGCCACGGATCGCAAGCGATGTGAAGGGCGGCAAGACTCCGCGCCTGATCCTCACCATCGACCCCGGCGAACCGGTGCATTTGCGCAACGTGACCATTCGGGTCGACGGCGAGGCCGCGAACCTCAAGGCGTTCCGCGTACCCGTCAGCGACGACCTAAAATCCGGCGCCGTGCTCAACCACGGCCACTACGAAGACGCCAAGCGTCTGATCCAGAACCAGGCCTCGCGCTACGGCTTTTTCAGCGGGCGCTTCACGCGCCAGACACTCTCGGTGGACCCCCAGGCGGGCGTCGCCGATATCGAACTGATCTATGACAGCGGCCCACGCTACACCTTGGGCAAGGTCAGCTTTGCCGGTGACACGCCGTTTGATGAAGAGCTGCTGCAACGCATGGTGCCGTTTAAAAATGGCACGCCCTACGACTCCGAACTGATCGCCGAACTCAACCAGGCCCTGCAATCCAGTGGCTTTTTTGAAGGCGTGCGCGTGGACGCCGCCCCGGCGGCTTCGGCCAATGATGTGATCCCGGTCGCCGTGCGACTGGAAACCCGCAAGCCGCGCACCATGGGCCTTGGCCTAGGGTATTCCACCGACGTCGGTCCACGGGGCAAAGCCAACTGGACCCGCCACTGGGTCAACCCCCAGGGCCACAGCTACGGCTGGGAAGCCGAACTGTCGGCACCGCGCCAGAACGTCGGGCTGTGGTACGACATTCCGCTCGACCCGCCGCTCACCGACAAACTGCGGTTTGCCGGCGGCTACCAGAATGAAGAACTGGCCAACACCGACACCCTGAGCAAGCTGCTCACCCTTGGCCCTGAATGGCACAGCAAGTTGCCCAGCGGCTGGACCCGGGTGATCTCCCTCAAATGGCAACGCGAAGAATATCGCCTGGGCGATGACTCGGGCCTGAGCAACCTGGTGATGCCGGGGATCAGCTATTCCTACCTGCGCAGCGATAACCGCATCGACCCGCACCATGGCTACCGCCTGATGTTCGATGCCAAGGTCGCCAAGGAAGGGCTCGGTTCCGATACCAACCTGCTTTACGGTACGGCCACGGTCAAGGGCCTGACCACCCTGTGGGACAATCATCGCTTCCTGGCACGGGCGCAGTTCGGTGGCAGCGCCACCAATGGCTACAAGTCGGTGCCGCCGTCGTTGCGCTTCTTCGCCGGTGGCGACCAGAGCGTGCGCGGCTATGAGTACCAGACCCTGTCGCCGGAAAACGACCAGGGCGACCGCATCGGTGGTCGCTACATGGTGGCCCTGAGCGCCGAGTACCAATATTCCATCGCCGAGAAATGGCGAATCGCGACCTTCGTCGACCAGGGCAACGCCTTCAACACCCTGGAAATCCCCAGCCTGAAAACCGGCGTCGGCGTCGGCGTACGGTGGGTCTCGCCGGTAGGACCGATCCGCCTGGACCTGGCCCATGCCTTGGAAGAACCGGGTGGGTTTCGTGTGCACTTTTCCATGGGGCCTGAGTTGTGA
- a CDS encoding DHA2 family efflux MFS transporter permease subunit, whose amino-acid sequence MSNNASFSPPSLLMATIGLSLATFMQVLDTTIANVALPTISGNLGVSSEQGTWVITSFAVSNAIALPLTGWLSRRFGEVKLFLWATLLFVLASFLCGISTSMPELIGFRVLQGLVAGPLYPMTQTLLIAVYPPARRGMALALLAMVTVVAPIAGPILGGWITDSYSWPWIFFINVPIGIFAVMVVRSQLKARPVVTSYQPMDYVGLLSLIVGVGALQIILDKGNDLDWFESNFIIVGAVISAIALAVFIIWELTDQHPVVNLRLFAYRNFRIGTIVLILGYAGFFGINLILPQWLQTQMGYTATWAGLAVAPIGILPVLMSPFVGKYAHKFDLRLLAGLAFLAIGLSCFMRAGFTNEVDFTHIALVQLFMGIGVALFFMPTLSILMSDLPPQQIADGAGLATFLRTLGGSFAASLTTWIWIRRADQHHAYMSENMTTYDSATRDALNALGGAGQKAYAQLDQILTSQAYMMSTVDYFTLLGWMFMGLMLLVWLAKPPFTAKAGPAASGH is encoded by the coding sequence ATGAGCAATAACGCCTCCTTCTCACCGCCGAGCCTGTTGATGGCCACCATTGGCCTGTCGCTGGCGACCTTTATGCAGGTGCTCGACACCACGATCGCCAACGTGGCGTTGCCGACGATTTCCGGCAACCTCGGCGTGAGTTCGGAGCAGGGCACCTGGGTGATCACCTCATTTGCGGTGAGCAATGCCATCGCCTTGCCGCTGACCGGCTGGTTGAGCCGGCGCTTTGGTGAGGTGAAGCTGTTCCTGTGGGCCACCCTCCTGTTCGTGCTGGCCTCGTTTCTGTGCGGTATCTCCACCTCGATGCCCGAGCTGATTGGCTTTCGGGTGCTGCAAGGCCTGGTGGCGGGGCCGTTGTACCCGATGACCCAGACCCTGTTGATCGCCGTCTACCCCCCCGCGAGGCGCGGCATGGCCTTGGCGTTATTGGCGATGGTCACCGTGGTGGCGCCGATTGCCGGCCCCATCCTGGGTGGCTGGATCACCGATAGCTACAGCTGGCCGTGGATCTTCTTTATCAACGTGCCCATCGGCATCTTTGCGGTGATGGTGGTGCGTTCGCAATTGAAGGCACGCCCGGTGGTCACCAGTTACCAGCCGATGGATTACGTCGGATTGCTGAGTTTGATCGTCGGTGTCGGCGCCTTGCAGATCATCCTCGACAAGGGCAACGACCTGGACTGGTTCGAATCCAACTTCATCATCGTCGGCGCGGTGATCTCGGCGATTGCCCTGGCGGTGTTCATCATTTGGGAACTGACTGACCAGCACCCGGTGGTCAACCTGCGGCTGTTTGCCTACCGGAACTTCCGCATCGGTACCATTGTGTTGATCCTGGGCTATGCGGGGTTCTTCGGCATCAACCTGATCCTGCCGCAGTGGTTGCAAACCCAGATGGGCTACACCGCGACGTGGGCGGGCCTGGCGGTGGCGCCGATCGGCATCCTGCCGGTGCTGATGTCGCCGTTTGTCGGCAAGTACGCGCACAAGTTCGACCTGCGCCTGCTGGCCGGCCTGGCGTTCCTGGCGATTGGCTTGAGTTGCTTCATGCGGGCAGGCTTCACCAATGAGGTGGACTTCACCCACATCGCCCTGGTGCAGCTGTTCATGGGCATCGGCGTGGCACTGTTCTTCATGCCGACCTTGAGCATCTTGATGTCCGACCTGCCACCGCAGCAGATTGCCGATGGTGCGGGCCTGGCGACCTTCCTGCGTACCCTGGGGGGGAGCTTCGCGGCGTCGCTGACCACGTGGATCTGGATTCGCCGGGCGGACCAGCACCACGCGTACATGAGCGAAAACATGACGACCTACGACTCGGCGACCCGTGATGCGTTGAACGCACTCGGCGGGGCAGGGCAGAAGGCTTATGCGCAATTGGACCAGATCCTCACCAGCCAGGCATACATGATGTCCACCGTGGATTACTTCACGCTGCTGGGATGGATGTTCATGGGGTTGATGCTGCTGGTGTGGCTGGCCAAGCCGCCGTTTACCGCGAAGGCGGGGCCGGCTGCTTCCGGTCACTGA
- a CDS encoding MarR family winged helix-turn-helix transcriptional regulator: protein MKHFTPDNFHNCHLGLLLGRAAILKDRIIDAHMEPHGITAAQFKVLIIMAQFGVDTPAELCRNLSLDSGSMTRMLDRLEQKGLLDRKRSELDRRQVQLVLTADGQRLADMLPHIGADALNQLAGALEPGELETLEKILKKILIAAGDPITLQRVGKE, encoded by the coding sequence ATGAAACACTTCACCCCTGACAACTTCCACAACTGCCACCTCGGCCTGTTGCTGGGTCGTGCCGCCATCCTCAAGGACCGCATCATCGACGCCCACATGGAACCCCACGGCATCACCGCCGCGCAGTTCAAGGTGTTGATCATCATGGCCCAGTTCGGTGTCGACACCCCGGCGGAGCTGTGTCGCAACCTGTCCCTGGACAGCGGTTCGATGACCCGCATGCTTGATCGCCTGGAGCAAAAGGGCCTGCTGGACCGCAAGCGTTCCGAACTGGACCGCCGTCAGGTGCAGTTGGTGCTCACCGCCGACGGTCAGCGCTTGGCGGACATGCTCCCGCACATCGGCGCCGACGCGTTGAACCAGTTGGCTGGCGCCTTGGAGCCCGGCGAGCTGGAAACCCTGGAAAAGATCCTCAAGAAAATTCTGATAGCTGCTGGTGATCCCATCACCCTTCAGCGGGTAGGTAAAGAATGA
- a CDS encoding translocation/assembly module TamB domain-containing protein: MRGLKIAGLAIVAFLALIGLALWTVLGTQAGSRWALGHVPGLSVENFQGRLGGQWSADHLLWQQDSSRVELDAPKFDWSPACLLRLTLCIDRLEVDQASLQFPPSTEQSSGPITLPDLTLPVAIQLGDVRVGRLLFNGSEQLKGLQLAAHWTVAGMQIDTVHLQRDDLVLDLSGLLQPTGDWPLTASGNLSLPYAPGGAPWKVALRLDGDLLKTLKLDADSSGYLPAKLSGELQPLVENLPAQLHITADGFKPSADLPDTLQLNQLDLTAKGDLSSGYQLLGKAILPAEKGPVDLLLQGTVDAKGAQIAGLDLTAGEQQSLKLTAQLDWQQGFSADAKIAWLDFPWHRLYPLVDEPQVALRTFNGEVSYKDGNYLGNLKADLDGPAGRFNVVTPFSGDLKQVFLPELKLTAGQGKAEGHLNLQFADGIAWDTALDLSALNPAYWVGELPGTLAGPLRSKGEFKNEQLKLNADLDLKGRLRGQPAVLAAKAEGTGEQWTLANLDIRLGDNRINGSGSLQQRLAGQIDIRLSRLAQLWPQLRGQVNGRIDVAGSLKAPQGKLDLKGQQLAYVDNRLQSLTLDATLDSAQRAKIDLKGSGIQSGDTQVGTLTASAQGDIRRQSVQLDLAGPLLKLALALDGNLDNSNWRGRLASGEVQAGGQDWKLQAPAKIERLADGKLTFAAHCWVSGAASLCGEDQRLMPEPKLRYHLKQFPIDSLAAFLPKDFAWQGKLNADVQLDLPGSGPKGVVSVDASGGTLRVKDKDQWLDFPYDTLKLETTLNPKRIDTQLNFQGGKLGELLLQAQINPLPKNKPITGNFSLTGLDLAVARPFVPMVEKLTGKLNGSGRISGGLLAPQVNGNVNLVGGEVSGPELPVSLEGLNVQALIAGESVQLNGAWRSGKAGQGSLKGQIDWGQALAVDLSLQGSQLPVTVEPYAALEVAPDLKISLKNDKLAIAGKVHIPRGDITVRELPPSTVKVSDDTVIVGRQTEEGKPPMAMAMDIDVVVGEEQLNFSGFGLTAKVQGHVHIGDNLDTRGELWLNDGRYRAYGQRLTVRRARLLFAGPLDQPFLDIEAVRVTTEPSRTVTAGIRLSGSAEQPTTQIFSEPAMAQEDALSYLVLGRSRTTTGEDNNMLAQAALGLGLMGSAGVTSDIANKLGIQDFDLDTQGSGNNTAVVASGKITEKLSLRYGVGVFEPANTIALRYLLSKKVYLEVASGVASSLDIFYKRDF; the protein is encoded by the coding sequence ATGCGAGGTTTGAAAATAGCGGGGCTGGCCATCGTTGCCTTTCTCGCCTTGATAGGGCTGGCGCTGTGGACGGTGCTCGGGACCCAGGCGGGCAGCCGTTGGGCCTTGGGCCACGTGCCGGGGCTGAGCGTGGAGAATTTCCAGGGGCGCCTGGGCGGCCAGTGGAGCGCCGATCATCTGCTGTGGCAGCAAGACAGCAGCCGTGTCGAACTCGACGCACCGAAGTTTGATTGGTCGCCTGCCTGCCTGCTGCGCCTGACCTTGTGCATCGATCGATTGGAGGTGGATCAAGCCAGCCTGCAATTCCCGCCCAGTACCGAGCAGAGCAGTGGCCCGATCACGCTGCCGGACCTGACGTTGCCCGTCGCCATCCAGTTGGGCGACGTTCGCGTCGGCCGGCTGCTGTTTAACGGCAGCGAACAACTCAAGGGCCTGCAACTGGCGGCGCATTGGACCGTCGCCGGTATGCAGATCGATACGGTGCACCTGCAACGGGACGACCTGGTGCTGGACCTGTCCGGCCTGCTGCAACCCACGGGCGACTGGCCGTTGACTGCCAGCGGCAACCTGAGCCTGCCTTATGCGCCAGGCGGTGCGCCGTGGAAGGTTGCGCTCAGACTCGACGGCGACCTGCTCAAGACCCTCAAGCTCGATGCCGACAGCAGTGGCTACCTGCCCGCCAAACTCAGTGGCGAACTGCAACCGCTGGTGGAGAACCTGCCAGCGCAGTTGCACATCACCGCCGATGGCTTCAAACCCAGTGCGGACTTGCCCGATACCCTGCAACTCAATCAACTCGACCTCACCGCCAAGGGCGACTTGAGCAGTGGTTACCAACTGCTGGGCAAAGCCATCCTGCCGGCGGAAAAAGGCCCGGTGGATTTATTGTTGCAAGGCACGGTCGATGCCAAGGGCGCGCAGATCGCCGGCCTGGATTTGACCGCCGGTGAGCAACAAAGCCTGAAACTCACGGCGCAGCTGGACTGGCAACAAGGTTTCAGCGCCGACGCGAAAATCGCTTGGCTGGATTTCCCCTGGCATCGCTTGTACCCGCTGGTCGACGAACCTCAGGTCGCGTTACGTACCTTTAACGGTGAAGTCTCCTATAAGGATGGCAACTACCTCGGCAACCTCAAGGCCGACCTCGACGGCCCGGCGGGCCGGTTCAATGTGGTCACGCCCTTCAGCGGCGATCTCAAGCAAGTGTTCCTGCCCGAGTTGAAACTGACCGCCGGCCAAGGCAAGGCCGAAGGCCACCTGAACCTGCAATTCGCCGACGGTATTGCCTGGGACACCGCACTGGACCTTTCGGCCCTGAACCCGGCGTACTGGGTCGGCGAATTGCCTGGCACCCTGGCGGGTCCGCTGCGCAGCAAAGGCGAATTCAAGAACGAGCAACTCAAGCTCAACGCCGACCTTGACCTCAAGGGCCGCCTGCGTGGCCAACCCGCCGTGCTGGCGGCCAAGGCCGAAGGCACAGGCGAGCAATGGACCTTGGCCAACCTGGATATCCGCTTGGGCGACAACCGCATCAACGGCAGCGGCAGCTTGCAACAACGCCTGGCCGGGCAGATCGATATCAGGCTGAGTCGCCTGGCCCAGCTGTGGCCGCAGCTACGTGGGCAGGTTAATGGCCGAATCGATGTGGCCGGTAGCCTCAAGGCGCCACAAGGCAAACTCGACCTCAAGGGCCAGCAATTGGCCTATGTCGATAATCGTCTGCAAAGCCTCACCCTCGACGCCACCCTCGATAGCGCCCAGCGCGCAAAGATCGACCTCAAGGGCAGTGGCATTCAAAGTGGCGACACCCAGGTCGGTACCCTGACCGCCAGCGCCCAAGGCGATATCCGGCGCCAGAGCGTCCAACTCGACCTGGCGGGACCGCTGCTCAAGCTGGCCCTGGCCCTCGACGGCAACCTCGACAACAGCAACTGGCGTGGGCGCCTCGCGAGCGGCGAGGTGCAGGCCGGTGGCCAGGACTGGAAGCTGCAGGCCCCGGCGAAAATCGAACGCCTGGCCGACGGCAAACTGACCTTCGCGGCCCACTGCTGGGTGTCCGGTGCAGCCAGCCTGTGCGGTGAAGACCAGCGCCTGATGCCCGAGCCGAAGCTGCGCTACCACCTCAAGCAATTCCCCATCGACAGCCTGGCGGCCTTTTTGCCGAAAGATTTCGCCTGGCAAGGCAAGCTCAACGCCGACGTTCAGCTTGACCTGCCCGGCAGTGGCCCCAAGGGCGTGGTCTCGGTGGATGCCAGCGGCGGCACCTTGCGTGTCAAGGATAAGGACCAGTGGCTGGATTTTCCCTACGACACCTTGAAGCTGGAAACCACCCTCAACCCCAAGCGTATCGACACCCAGCTCAACTTCCAGGGCGGCAAGCTCGGCGAGTTGCTGTTGCAGGCGCAGATCAACCCGTTGCCGAAAAACAAACCGATCACCGGCAATTTCAGCCTCACGGGCCTCGACCTCGCGGTGGCGCGCCCGTTTGTGCCGATGGTGGAAAAACTCACCGGCAAGCTCAACGGCAGCGGACGGATCTCCGGTGGACTGTTGGCGCCGCAGGTCAACGGCAACGTGAATCTGGTGGGTGGTGAAGTGTCCGGGCCTGAGCTGCCCGTCAGCCTCGAGGGCTTGAATGTGCAGGCGTTGATTGCCGGCGAAAGCGTGCAACTCAACGGCGCCTGGCGCAGCGGCAAGGCCGGGCAGGGCAGCCTGAAGGGGCAGATCGACTGGGGTCAGGCGCTGGCGGTGGACCTCAGCCTGCAGGGCTCGCAACTGCCGGTCACCGTAGAGCCCTACGCCGCGTTGGAAGTGGCGCCTGACCTGAAGATCAGCTTGAAGAACGACAAGCTGGCGATTGCCGGCAAGGTGCATATCCCTCGTGGCGATATCACCGTGCGCGAACTGCCGCCTTCGACGGTCAAGGTCTCCGATGACACGGTGATCGTTGGCCGCCAGACCGAGGAGGGCAAGCCGCCGATGGCGATGGCCATGGACATCGATGTCGTGGTGGGTGAAGAGCAGCTCAACTTCTCGGGCTTCGGCCTGACCGCCAAGGTTCAGGGGCATGTGCATATCGGCGACAACCTCGACACCCGGGGCGAACTGTGGCTCAACGATGGTCGCTATCGCGCCTATGGGCAACGGCTCACGGTGCGCCGCGCGCGCCTGTTGTTCGCCGGGCCCCTGGATCAACCGTTCCTCGATATTGAAGCGGTACGGGTCACCACCGAGCCGTCCAGGACCGTAACCGCCGGTATTCGCTTGAGTGGCAGTGCCGAACAGCCGACCACGCAGATCTTCTCCGAGCCGGCAATGGCCCAGGAGGACGCCCTGTCCTACCTGGTGCTGGGACGTTCGCGTACCACCACCGGCGAAGACAACAATATGCTTGCGCAAGCAGCGTTGGGCCTGGGCCTGATGGGTAGTGCCGGGGTGACCTCGGATATTGCCAATAAACTTGGCATCCAGGATTTCGACCTCGACACCCAGGGCAGCGGCAACAACACTGCCGTGGTCGCCAGCGGCAAGATCACCGAGAAACTCAGCCTGCGCTATGGCGTGGGGGTGTTCGAACCGGCCAACACCATCGCCTTGCGCTACCTGTTGAGCAAGAAGGTGTACCTGGAAGTGGCCAGCGGCGTCGCCAGTTCCCTGGATATCTTCTACAAGCGCGATTTCTGA